From a region of the Arvicanthis niloticus isolate mArvNil1 chromosome 6, mArvNil1.pat.X, whole genome shotgun sequence genome:
- the Pecam1 gene encoding platelet endothelial cell adhesion molecule isoform X4 → MLLALLFTLMLYANLQAQENSFTINSIHMESLPSWEVTNGHTLTLQCLVDISTTSKIRPQHLVLFYKDDVLVYNVSSREHTESYVIPQARVFHSGKYKCTVILNNKEKTTIEYPVKVNGVPMPQVTLDKKEVTEGGIVTVNCSMQEEKPPLYFKIEKLELETKLIKRTREKISNQNFVLMEFPIEEQDQVVVFRCQAGVLFGAEVVRSEFTRSEYVTVQASFSTPKFQVEPPEMIIEGDQLHIKCIVQVTHLVQEFPEIIIQKDKAIVATSKQGSEAVYSVMAMVEHSGHYTCKVESNRISKTSSIMVNITELFPKPKLEFSSSHLDQGKMLDLFCSVLGTPVSNFTIQKEETVLSQYQNFSKIAEERDSGLYSCTAGVGKVFKRSDLVQIQVCEMLSKPRIFHDAKSEIIKGQAVGISCQSANGTAPITYHLMKAKSNFQTLQMKSNDPATFTDKPTRDMEYQCIADNCHSHPEVHSDILRVKVIAPVDEVMISILSSNEVQSGSEMVLRCSVKEGTGPITFQFYKEKENRPFHEDTVNDTQAFWFNKQASKEQEGQYYCTASNRASLMRTSQRSSTLTIRAKQKPVEMSRPAAPLLNSNSEKVSEPSVEANSHYGYDDVLGNDAVKPINQNKDPQNMDVEYTEVEVSSLEPHQGLAQKIMTLATDSRPFRALKTPVYLGVMVSGNESHRDGVQ, encoded by the exons CTTTCACCATCAACAGCATCCATATGGAAAGCCTGCCATCCTGGGAGGTGACGAATGGGCACACACTGACCCTGCAGTGCCTTGTGGATATCAGCACCACCTCGAAAATCAGGCCTCAGCACCTGGTGCTGTTTTATAAGGACGATGTGCTGGTGTACAACGTCTCCTCCAGGGAGCACACAGAGAGCTACGTCATTCCTCAGGCTCGGGTCTTCCACTCAGGGAAGTACAAATGCACCGTGATCCTGAACaacaaggaaaaaaccacaatAGAGTACCCGGTGAAGGTGAATG GAGTACCCATGCCTCAGGTGACACTGGACAAGAAGGAGGTGACAGAAGGCGGGATCGTGACAGTCAATTGTTCCATGCAAGAAGAAAAGCCaccactatattttaaaattgaaaagctaGAACTGGAGACAAAGCTTATCAAGCGAACGAGAGAGAAGATCTCCAACCAGAATTTTGTGCTCATGGAATTTCCCATTGAGGAGCAAGACCAAGTGGTAGTGTTTCGTTGCCAAGCTGGGGTCCTGTTCGGAGCTGAAGTGGTGCGCTCAGAATTCACCAGGAGTGAATACGTCACCGTACAGG CGTCCTTCTCCACTCCCAAGTTTCAAGTTGAGCCTCCTGAGATGATCATAGAAGGAGACCAGCTCCACATTAAGTGTATAGTTCAAGTGACACACCTGGTCCAGGAATTTCCAGAAATTATAATCCAAAAGGACAAGGCGATTGTAGCTACATCCAAACAAGGCAGTGAAGCTGTCTACTCAGTCATGGCCATGGTAGAGCACAGTGGACACTATACCTGCAAAGTGGAATCAAACCGCATCTCCAAGACCAGTAGCATCATGGTCAACATAACAG AGCTGTTTCCCAAGCCGAAGCTAGAATTCTCCTCCAGTCACCTGGACCAGGGAAAAATGTTGGACCTGTTCTGCTCCGTACTGGGCACACCTGTATCCAACTTCaccatccagaaggaagagacgGTGTTGTCGCAGTATCAGAATTTCAGCAAGATCGCTGAGGAGAGGGACAGCGGGCTGTACAGCTGTACCGCAGGCGTTGGCAAAGTGTTCAAGAGAAGCGACTTGGTACAGATCCAGGTGTGCG AAATGCTCTCGAAGCCCAGGATTTTTCACGATGCCAAGTCTGAGATCATAAAAGGACAAGCCGTGGGCATCAGCTGCCAGTCAGCAAATGGGACTGCACCCATCACTTATCACCTTATGAAAGCAAAGAGCAACTTCCAGACTCTCCAGATGAAATCCAATGATCCAGCAACATTCACAGATAAGCCCACCAGAGACATGGAATACCAGTGCATAGCAGATAATTGCCATTCCCATCCCGAGGTGCACAGCGATATCCTGAGGGTCAAGGTGATAG CCCCGGTGGATGAAGTTATGATTTCCATCCTGTCGAGTAACGAGGTACAGTCTGGAAGTGAGATGGTGCTTCGGTGCTCCGTGAAAGAGGGGACTGGCCCAATCACGTTTCagttttacaaagaaaaggagaacagACCTTTCCACGAAGACACCGTGAATGACACCCAAGCGTTTTGGTTCAATAAACAAGCTAGCAAGGAACAGGAAGGACAGTACTATTGCACAGCCTCCAACAGAGCCAGCCTCATGAGGACCAGTCAGAGAAGCAGCACTCTAACCATCAGAG ccaaacaGAAACCCGTGGAGATGTCCAG GCCAGCCGCTCCACTTCTGAACTCCAACAGCGAGAAGGTTTCTGAGCCCAGTGTGGAAGCCAACAGTCATTACG GTTATGATGATGTTCTTGGAAACGATGCAGTAAAACCCATAAATCAGAATAAAG ACCCCCAGAACATGGATGTAGAATACACAGAAGTAGAAGTTTCCTCCCTTGAGCCTCACCAAG
- the Pecam1 gene encoding platelet endothelial cell adhesion molecule isoform X3, translating into MLLALLFTLMLYANLQAQENSFTINSIHMESLPSWEVTNGHTLTLQCLVDISTTSKIRPQHLVLFYKDDVLVYNVSSREHTESYVIPQARVFHSGKYKCTVILNNKEKTTIEYPVKVNGVPMPQVTLDKKEVTEGGIVTVNCSMQEEKPPLYFKIEKLELETKLIKRTREKISNQNFVLMEFPIEEQDQVVVFRCQAGVLFGAEVVRSEFTRSEYVTVQASFSTPKFQVEPPEMIIEGDQLHIKCIVQVTHLVQEFPEIIIQKDKAIVATSKQGSEAVYSVMAMVEHSGHYTCKVESNRISKTSSIMVNITELFPKPKLEFSSSHLDQGKMLDLFCSVLGTPVSNFTIQKEETVLSQYQNFSKIAEERDSGLYSCTAGVGKVFKRSDLVQIQVCEMLSKPRIFHDAKSEIIKGQAVGISCQSANGTAPITYHLMKAKSNFQTLQMKSNDPATFTDKPTRDMEYQCIADNCHSHPEVHSDILRVKVIAPVDEVMISILSSNEVQSGSEMVLRCSVKEGTGPITFQFYKEKENRPFHEDTVNDTQAFWFNKQASKEQEGQYYCTASNRASLMRTSQRSSTLTIRVFLAPWKKGLIAVVVIGVVIAALIVAAKCYFLRKAKAKQKPVEMSRPAAPLLNSNSEKVSEPSVEANSHYGYDDVLGNDAVKPINQNKDPQNMDVEYTEVEVSSLEPHQENGRLP; encoded by the exons CTTTCACCATCAACAGCATCCATATGGAAAGCCTGCCATCCTGGGAGGTGACGAATGGGCACACACTGACCCTGCAGTGCCTTGTGGATATCAGCACCACCTCGAAAATCAGGCCTCAGCACCTGGTGCTGTTTTATAAGGACGATGTGCTGGTGTACAACGTCTCCTCCAGGGAGCACACAGAGAGCTACGTCATTCCTCAGGCTCGGGTCTTCCACTCAGGGAAGTACAAATGCACCGTGATCCTGAACaacaaggaaaaaaccacaatAGAGTACCCGGTGAAGGTGAATG GAGTACCCATGCCTCAGGTGACACTGGACAAGAAGGAGGTGACAGAAGGCGGGATCGTGACAGTCAATTGTTCCATGCAAGAAGAAAAGCCaccactatattttaaaattgaaaagctaGAACTGGAGACAAAGCTTATCAAGCGAACGAGAGAGAAGATCTCCAACCAGAATTTTGTGCTCATGGAATTTCCCATTGAGGAGCAAGACCAAGTGGTAGTGTTTCGTTGCCAAGCTGGGGTCCTGTTCGGAGCTGAAGTGGTGCGCTCAGAATTCACCAGGAGTGAATACGTCACCGTACAGG CGTCCTTCTCCACTCCCAAGTTTCAAGTTGAGCCTCCTGAGATGATCATAGAAGGAGACCAGCTCCACATTAAGTGTATAGTTCAAGTGACACACCTGGTCCAGGAATTTCCAGAAATTATAATCCAAAAGGACAAGGCGATTGTAGCTACATCCAAACAAGGCAGTGAAGCTGTCTACTCAGTCATGGCCATGGTAGAGCACAGTGGACACTATACCTGCAAAGTGGAATCAAACCGCATCTCCAAGACCAGTAGCATCATGGTCAACATAACAG AGCTGTTTCCCAAGCCGAAGCTAGAATTCTCCTCCAGTCACCTGGACCAGGGAAAAATGTTGGACCTGTTCTGCTCCGTACTGGGCACACCTGTATCCAACTTCaccatccagaaggaagagacgGTGTTGTCGCAGTATCAGAATTTCAGCAAGATCGCTGAGGAGAGGGACAGCGGGCTGTACAGCTGTACCGCAGGCGTTGGCAAAGTGTTCAAGAGAAGCGACTTGGTACAGATCCAGGTGTGCG AAATGCTCTCGAAGCCCAGGATTTTTCACGATGCCAAGTCTGAGATCATAAAAGGACAAGCCGTGGGCATCAGCTGCCAGTCAGCAAATGGGACTGCACCCATCACTTATCACCTTATGAAAGCAAAGAGCAACTTCCAGACTCTCCAGATGAAATCCAATGATCCAGCAACATTCACAGATAAGCCCACCAGAGACATGGAATACCAGTGCATAGCAGATAATTGCCATTCCCATCCCGAGGTGCACAGCGATATCCTGAGGGTCAAGGTGATAG CCCCGGTGGATGAAGTTATGATTTCCATCCTGTCGAGTAACGAGGTACAGTCTGGAAGTGAGATGGTGCTTCGGTGCTCCGTGAAAGAGGGGACTGGCCCAATCACGTTTCagttttacaaagaaaaggagaacagACCTTTCCACGAAGACACCGTGAATGACACCCAAGCGTTTTGGTTCAATAAACAAGCTAGCAAGGAACAGGAAGGACAGTACTATTGCACAGCCTCCAACAGAGCCAGCCTCATGAGGACCAGTCAGAGAAGCAGCACTCTAACCATCAGAG TCTTTCTTGCCCCATGGAAGAAAGGGCTCATTGCGGTAGTTGTCATTGGAGTGGTCATCGCCGCCTTGATAGTTGCAGCCAAATGCTACTTTTTGAggaaagccaagg ccaaacaGAAACCCGTGGAGATGTCCAG GCCAGCCGCTCCACTTCTGAACTCCAACAGCGAGAAGGTTTCTGAGCCCAGTGTGGAAGCCAACAGTCATTACG GTTATGATGATGTTCTTGGAAACGATGCAGTAAAACCCATAAATCAGAATAAAG ACCCCCAGAACATGGATGTAGAATACACAGAAGTAGAAGTTTCCTCCCTTGAGCCTCACCAAG
- the Pecam1 gene encoding platelet endothelial cell adhesion molecule isoform X2, translating to MLLALLFTLMLYANLQAQENSFTINSIHMESLPSWEVTNGHTLTLQCLVDISTTSKIRPQHLVLFYKDDVLVYNVSSREHTESYVIPQARVFHSGKYKCTVILNNKEKTTIEYPVKVNGVPMPQVTLDKKEVTEGGIVTVNCSMQEEKPPLYFKIEKLELETKLIKRTREKISNQNFVLMEFPIEEQDQVVVFRCQAGVLFGAEVVRSEFTRSEYVTVQASFSTPKFQVEPPEMIIEGDQLHIKCIVQVTHLVQEFPEIIIQKDKAIVATSKQGSEAVYSVMAMVEHSGHYTCKVESNRISKTSSIMVNITELFPKPKLEFSSSHLDQGKMLDLFCSVLGTPVSNFTIQKEETVLSQYQNFSKIAEERDSGLYSCTAGVGKVFKRSDLVQIQVCEMLSKPRIFHDAKSEIIKGQAVGISCQSANGTAPITYHLMKAKSNFQTLQMKSNDPATFTDKPTRDMEYQCIADNCHSHPEVHSDILRVKVIAPVDEVMISILSSNEVQSGSEMVLRCSVKEGTGPITFQFYKEKENRPFHEDTVNDTQAFWFNKQASKEQEGQYYCTASNRASLMRTSQRSSTLTIRVFLAPWKKGLIAVVVIGVVIAALIVAAKCYFLRKAKAKQKPVEMSRPAAPLLNSNSEKVSEPSVEANSHYGYDDVLGNDAVKPINQNKDPQNMDVEYTEVEVSSLEPHQALGTRATETVYSEIRRVDPKNGRLP from the exons CTTTCACCATCAACAGCATCCATATGGAAAGCCTGCCATCCTGGGAGGTGACGAATGGGCACACACTGACCCTGCAGTGCCTTGTGGATATCAGCACCACCTCGAAAATCAGGCCTCAGCACCTGGTGCTGTTTTATAAGGACGATGTGCTGGTGTACAACGTCTCCTCCAGGGAGCACACAGAGAGCTACGTCATTCCTCAGGCTCGGGTCTTCCACTCAGGGAAGTACAAATGCACCGTGATCCTGAACaacaaggaaaaaaccacaatAGAGTACCCGGTGAAGGTGAATG GAGTACCCATGCCTCAGGTGACACTGGACAAGAAGGAGGTGACAGAAGGCGGGATCGTGACAGTCAATTGTTCCATGCAAGAAGAAAAGCCaccactatattttaaaattgaaaagctaGAACTGGAGACAAAGCTTATCAAGCGAACGAGAGAGAAGATCTCCAACCAGAATTTTGTGCTCATGGAATTTCCCATTGAGGAGCAAGACCAAGTGGTAGTGTTTCGTTGCCAAGCTGGGGTCCTGTTCGGAGCTGAAGTGGTGCGCTCAGAATTCACCAGGAGTGAATACGTCACCGTACAGG CGTCCTTCTCCACTCCCAAGTTTCAAGTTGAGCCTCCTGAGATGATCATAGAAGGAGACCAGCTCCACATTAAGTGTATAGTTCAAGTGACACACCTGGTCCAGGAATTTCCAGAAATTATAATCCAAAAGGACAAGGCGATTGTAGCTACATCCAAACAAGGCAGTGAAGCTGTCTACTCAGTCATGGCCATGGTAGAGCACAGTGGACACTATACCTGCAAAGTGGAATCAAACCGCATCTCCAAGACCAGTAGCATCATGGTCAACATAACAG AGCTGTTTCCCAAGCCGAAGCTAGAATTCTCCTCCAGTCACCTGGACCAGGGAAAAATGTTGGACCTGTTCTGCTCCGTACTGGGCACACCTGTATCCAACTTCaccatccagaaggaagagacgGTGTTGTCGCAGTATCAGAATTTCAGCAAGATCGCTGAGGAGAGGGACAGCGGGCTGTACAGCTGTACCGCAGGCGTTGGCAAAGTGTTCAAGAGAAGCGACTTGGTACAGATCCAGGTGTGCG AAATGCTCTCGAAGCCCAGGATTTTTCACGATGCCAAGTCTGAGATCATAAAAGGACAAGCCGTGGGCATCAGCTGCCAGTCAGCAAATGGGACTGCACCCATCACTTATCACCTTATGAAAGCAAAGAGCAACTTCCAGACTCTCCAGATGAAATCCAATGATCCAGCAACATTCACAGATAAGCCCACCAGAGACATGGAATACCAGTGCATAGCAGATAATTGCCATTCCCATCCCGAGGTGCACAGCGATATCCTGAGGGTCAAGGTGATAG CCCCGGTGGATGAAGTTATGATTTCCATCCTGTCGAGTAACGAGGTACAGTCTGGAAGTGAGATGGTGCTTCGGTGCTCCGTGAAAGAGGGGACTGGCCCAATCACGTTTCagttttacaaagaaaaggagaacagACCTTTCCACGAAGACACCGTGAATGACACCCAAGCGTTTTGGTTCAATAAACAAGCTAGCAAGGAACAGGAAGGACAGTACTATTGCACAGCCTCCAACAGAGCCAGCCTCATGAGGACCAGTCAGAGAAGCAGCACTCTAACCATCAGAG TCTTTCTTGCCCCATGGAAGAAAGGGCTCATTGCGGTAGTTGTCATTGGAGTGGTCATCGCCGCCTTGATAGTTGCAGCCAAATGCTACTTTTTGAggaaagccaagg ccaaacaGAAACCCGTGGAGATGTCCAG GCCAGCCGCTCCACTTCTGAACTCCAACAGCGAGAAGGTTTCTGAGCCCAGTGTGGAAGCCAACAGTCATTACG GTTATGATGATGTTCTTGGAAACGATGCAGTAAAACCCATAAATCAGAATAAAG ACCCCCAGAACATGGATGTAGAATACACAGAAGTAGAAGTTTCCTCCCTTGAGCCTCACCAAG
- the Pecam1 gene encoding platelet endothelial cell adhesion molecule isoform X1, whose product MLLALLFTLMLYANLQAQENSFTINSIHMESLPSWEVTNGHTLTLQCLVDISTTSKIRPQHLVLFYKDDVLVYNVSSREHTESYVIPQARVFHSGKYKCTVILNNKEKTTIEYPVKVNGVPMPQVTLDKKEVTEGGIVTVNCSMQEEKPPLYFKIEKLELETKLIKRTREKISNQNFVLMEFPIEEQDQVVVFRCQAGVLFGAEVVRSEFTRSEYVTVQASFSTPKFQVEPPEMIIEGDQLHIKCIVQVTHLVQEFPEIIIQKDKAIVATSKQGSEAVYSVMAMVEHSGHYTCKVESNRISKTSSIMVNITELFPKPKLEFSSSHLDQGKMLDLFCSVLGTPVSNFTIQKEETVLSQYQNFSKIAEERDSGLYSCTAGVGKVFKRSDLVQIQVCEMLSKPRIFHDAKSEIIKGQAVGISCQSANGTAPITYHLMKAKSNFQTLQMKSNDPATFTDKPTRDMEYQCIADNCHSHPEVHSDILRVKVIAPVDEVMISILSSNEVQSGSEMVLRCSVKEGTGPITFQFYKEKENRPFHEDTVNDTQAFWFNKQASKEQEGQYYCTASNRASLMRTSQRSSTLTIRVFLAPWKKGLIAVVVIGVVIAALIVAAKCYFLRKAKAKQKPVEMSRPAAPLLNSNSEKVSEPSVEANSHYGYDDVLGNDAVKPINQNKDPQNMDVEYTEVEVSSLEPHQGLAQKIMTLATDSRPFRALKTPVYLGVMVSGNESHRDGVQ is encoded by the exons CTTTCACCATCAACAGCATCCATATGGAAAGCCTGCCATCCTGGGAGGTGACGAATGGGCACACACTGACCCTGCAGTGCCTTGTGGATATCAGCACCACCTCGAAAATCAGGCCTCAGCACCTGGTGCTGTTTTATAAGGACGATGTGCTGGTGTACAACGTCTCCTCCAGGGAGCACACAGAGAGCTACGTCATTCCTCAGGCTCGGGTCTTCCACTCAGGGAAGTACAAATGCACCGTGATCCTGAACaacaaggaaaaaaccacaatAGAGTACCCGGTGAAGGTGAATG GAGTACCCATGCCTCAGGTGACACTGGACAAGAAGGAGGTGACAGAAGGCGGGATCGTGACAGTCAATTGTTCCATGCAAGAAGAAAAGCCaccactatattttaaaattgaaaagctaGAACTGGAGACAAAGCTTATCAAGCGAACGAGAGAGAAGATCTCCAACCAGAATTTTGTGCTCATGGAATTTCCCATTGAGGAGCAAGACCAAGTGGTAGTGTTTCGTTGCCAAGCTGGGGTCCTGTTCGGAGCTGAAGTGGTGCGCTCAGAATTCACCAGGAGTGAATACGTCACCGTACAGG CGTCCTTCTCCACTCCCAAGTTTCAAGTTGAGCCTCCTGAGATGATCATAGAAGGAGACCAGCTCCACATTAAGTGTATAGTTCAAGTGACACACCTGGTCCAGGAATTTCCAGAAATTATAATCCAAAAGGACAAGGCGATTGTAGCTACATCCAAACAAGGCAGTGAAGCTGTCTACTCAGTCATGGCCATGGTAGAGCACAGTGGACACTATACCTGCAAAGTGGAATCAAACCGCATCTCCAAGACCAGTAGCATCATGGTCAACATAACAG AGCTGTTTCCCAAGCCGAAGCTAGAATTCTCCTCCAGTCACCTGGACCAGGGAAAAATGTTGGACCTGTTCTGCTCCGTACTGGGCACACCTGTATCCAACTTCaccatccagaaggaagagacgGTGTTGTCGCAGTATCAGAATTTCAGCAAGATCGCTGAGGAGAGGGACAGCGGGCTGTACAGCTGTACCGCAGGCGTTGGCAAAGTGTTCAAGAGAAGCGACTTGGTACAGATCCAGGTGTGCG AAATGCTCTCGAAGCCCAGGATTTTTCACGATGCCAAGTCTGAGATCATAAAAGGACAAGCCGTGGGCATCAGCTGCCAGTCAGCAAATGGGACTGCACCCATCACTTATCACCTTATGAAAGCAAAGAGCAACTTCCAGACTCTCCAGATGAAATCCAATGATCCAGCAACATTCACAGATAAGCCCACCAGAGACATGGAATACCAGTGCATAGCAGATAATTGCCATTCCCATCCCGAGGTGCACAGCGATATCCTGAGGGTCAAGGTGATAG CCCCGGTGGATGAAGTTATGATTTCCATCCTGTCGAGTAACGAGGTACAGTCTGGAAGTGAGATGGTGCTTCGGTGCTCCGTGAAAGAGGGGACTGGCCCAATCACGTTTCagttttacaaagaaaaggagaacagACCTTTCCACGAAGACACCGTGAATGACACCCAAGCGTTTTGGTTCAATAAACAAGCTAGCAAGGAACAGGAAGGACAGTACTATTGCACAGCCTCCAACAGAGCCAGCCTCATGAGGACCAGTCAGAGAAGCAGCACTCTAACCATCAGAG TCTTTCTTGCCCCATGGAAGAAAGGGCTCATTGCGGTAGTTGTCATTGGAGTGGTCATCGCCGCCTTGATAGTTGCAGCCAAATGCTACTTTTTGAggaaagccaagg ccaaacaGAAACCCGTGGAGATGTCCAG GCCAGCCGCTCCACTTCTGAACTCCAACAGCGAGAAGGTTTCTGAGCCCAGTGTGGAAGCCAACAGTCATTACG GTTATGATGATGTTCTTGGAAACGATGCAGTAAAACCCATAAATCAGAATAAAG ACCCCCAGAACATGGATGTAGAATACACAGAAGTAGAAGTTTCCTCCCTTGAGCCTCACCAAG